One Notolabrus celidotus isolate fNotCel1 chromosome 18, fNotCel1.pri, whole genome shotgun sequence DNA window includes the following coding sequences:
- the mylpfb gene encoding myosin light chain, phosphorylatable, fast skeletal muscle b isoform X2 encodes MAPKKAKRRQQQGEGGSSNVFSMFEQSQIQEYKEAFTIIDQNRDGIISKDDLRDVLATMGQLNVKNEELEAMVKEASGPINFTVFLTMFGEKLKGADPEDVIVSAFKVLDPEGTGAIKKEFLEELLTTQCDRFTGEEMTNLWAAFPPDVAGNVDYKNICYVITHGEEKEE; translated from the exons ATG GCACCCAAGAAGGCCaagaggaggcagcagcagggAGAGGGTGGATCCTCCAATGTGTTCTCCATGTTTGAGCAGAGCCAGATCCAGGAGTACAAGGAG GCTTTCACAATCATCGACCAGAACAGAGATGGCATCATCAGCAAGGACGACCTTAGGGACGTGCTGGCCACCATGGGCCaactgaatgtgaagaatgaggAGCTTGAGGCCATGGTGAAGGAAGCCAGCGGCCCCATCAACTTCACCGTCTTCCTGACCATGTTCGGCGAGAAGCTGAAGG GTGCTGACCCCGAGGACGTCATCGTGAGCGCTTTCAAGGTCCTGGACCCCGAGGGCACTGGCGCCATCAAGAAGGAATT CCTTGAGGAGCTCCTGACCACCCAGTGCGACAGGTTCACCGGCGAGGAG ATGACCAACCTGTGGGCTGCTTTCCCCCCTGATGTGGCTGGCAATGTGGACTACAAGAACATCTGCTATGTCATCACACAcggagaggaaaaggaggaataa
- the mylpfb gene encoding myosin light chain, phosphorylatable, fast skeletal muscle b isoform X3, which translates to MFEQSQIQEYKEAFTIIDQNRDGIISKDDLRDVLATMGQLNVKNEELEAMVKEASGPINFTVFLTMFGEKLKGADPEDVIVSAFKVLDPEGTGAIKKEFLEELLTTQCDRFTGEEMTNLWAAFPPDVAGNVDYKNICYVITHGEEKEE; encoded by the exons ATGTTTGAGCAGAGCCAGATCCAGGAGTACAAGGAG GCTTTCACAATCATCGACCAGAACAGAGATGGCATCATCAGCAAGGACGACCTTAGGGACGTGCTGGCCACCATGGGCCaactgaatgtgaagaatgaggAGCTTGAGGCCATGGTGAAGGAAGCCAGCGGCCCCATCAACTTCACCGTCTTCCTGACCATGTTCGGCGAGAAGCTGAAGG GTGCTGACCCCGAGGACGTCATCGTGAGCGCTTTCAAGGTCCTGGACCCCGAGGGCACTGGCGCCATCAAGAAGGAATT CCTTGAGGAGCTCCTGACCACCCAGTGCGACAGGTTCACCGGCGAGGAG ATGACCAACCTGTGGGCTGCTTTCCCCCCTGATGTGGCTGGCAATGTGGACTACAAGAACATCTGCTATGTCATCACACAcggagaggaaaaggaggaataa
- the pgap3 gene encoding post-GPI attachment to proteins factor 3 produces the protein MPLLSRRAFVSSDGSRTITMASVIPRCTSVRLPGVATVALLLISATTVQSSQGDKEPVYRDCVKQCVRINCTGARLRGFQSTQPQYMALTGWTCRDDCRYECMWTTVGLYQAEGYRIPQFHGKWPFARFLCFEEPASALASLLNGLACLLMLLRYRSTVPRQSPMYHTINAFSLVSLNAWFWSTVFHTRDTYLTEKMDYFCATAVILYSIYLCCVRTLGLRRPGVSSMVGALLILAFTSHVSYLTFISFDYGYNMAANCSIGMVNLLWWLCWCWQNRRTLPYWWKCGLVVMLLHGLALLELLDFPPMLWILDAHAVWHISTIPVHFLFYSFLIDDSLYLLNTEKMGVKVE, from the exons ATGCCGTTGTTGTCCCGCCGTGCCTTCGTGAGTTCTGACGGGTCAAGAACCATCACCATGGCCTCAGTGATACCCCGCTGCACATCTGTCAGACTCCCCGGCGTGGCCACTGTCGCCCTGCTCCTGATATCGGCGACCACTGTACAGTCCTCTCAAGGCGACAAGGAGCCAGTTTACCGGGACTGTGTGAAGCAGTGTGTCCGAATCAACTGCACCGGGGCTCGGCTGCGCGGCTTTCAGTCCACCCAGCCGCAGTACATGGCGCTGACAG gtTGGACATGTAGAGATGACTGTCGCTACGAGTGCATGTGGACCACTGTGGGCCTTTATCAGGCTGAAGGGTACAGGATCCCACAGTTCCATGGCAAG TGGCCATTTGCACGCTTCCTGTGCTTTGAGGAGCCAGCGTCTGCCTTGGCCTCTCTGCTTAACGGCCTTGCCTGCCTTCTCATGCTGCTGCGCTATAGGAGCACAGTGCCACGCCAGAGTCCCATGTACCACACCATCAACGCCTTCTCACTG GTATCTCTTAATGCCTGGTTCTGGTCCACAGTGTTTCACACCCGGGACACGTATCTCACTGAG AAAATGGACTACTTTTGTGCAACAGCAGTCATCCTGTACTCAATCTACTTGTGCTGTGTCAG AACTCTGGGACTGAGGCGACCCGGGGTGTCCAGCATGGTGGGAGCCCTGCTGATCTTGGCCTTTACCTCGCATGTGTCCTATTTAACTTTTATCAGCTTTGACTACGGCTACAACATGGCTGCTAACTGCTCCATCG GCATGGTAAACCTCCTGTGGTGGCTGTGTTGGTGCTGGCAGAACCGGCGGACCCTCCCATACTGGTGGAAATGCGGCCTGGTGGTGATGCTGCTTCATGGTCTAGCCTTGCTGGAGCTGCTGGACTTTCCACCAATGCTCTGGATCCTGGACGCTCACGCTGTGTGGCACATCAGCACAATTCCTGTGCACTTCCTCTTCTACAG TTTCCTGATAGACGACAGCCTCTACCTGCTAAACACAGAGAAGATGGGCGTCAAAGTCGAGTAG